A window of Candidatus Poribacteria bacterium genomic DNA:
GAATAAAAAACCTAACATGGTCCTTATCTTGAACGACGATATGGGTTTTTCCGACTTAGGCTGCTACGGTGGCGAAGTCCAAACGCCACATCTGGATCGGCTTGCAGCCGATGGGCTTCGGTTTACACAGTTCTACAACACGGCTCGCTGCTGTCCGTCCCGTGCGTCTATGCTTACTGGACTACACCCACACCAAACAGGCGTGGGACACATGATGGGTGACGATGGACTTGAAGGTTATCGCGGAGACCTTAATGACCGTTGTATAACTATTGCTGATGCCGTCCGTTCAGAAGGCTACGGCACGTACATGAGCGGTAAATGGCATATCTCTCGACATACCGGTGCTGATGGACCCAAACATAGTTGGCCCTGTCAGCGTGGATTTGACGAATACTATGGGATTATCACGGGTGCCGCGAATTTCTGGAAACCGAACACTCTGACGCGAAACAACACCCGCATCCAACACGATGAACTCCCGGAAGGCTACTTCTTCACAGACGCTGTCAGCGATGAAGCAGCGACATTTATCCGTAATCATACTGAGAAAACACCTGATCGCCCATTCTTTACATACGTTGCTTACACGGCACCGCATTGGCCCCTGCACGCGCATGAAGAGGACATTGCACTCTACAATGGACGTTTTGCTGCTGGATGGGATGAACTTCGGGAAGAGAGACTCTCTCGGATGCGAGAAATGAAGATTTTAGATGAGGCGTGGCAGCTTACCGCGCGTGATCCGTCGCAGCCCCCGTGGAGCGAGGCGCAATACAAAGCGTGGAATCAACGCCGCATGGAGGTCTACGCTGCACAGATCACCCGTATGGATGCGGGCATTGGACAGATTA
This region includes:
- a CDS encoding arylsulfatase; this encodes MNENKKPNMVLILNDDMGFSDLGCYGGEVQTPHLDRLAADGLRFTQFYNTARCCPSRASMLTGLHPHQTGVGHMMGDDGLEGYRGDLNDRCITIADAVRSEGYGTYMSGKWHISRHTGADGPKHSWPCQRGFDEYYGIITGAANFWKPNTLTRNNTRIQHDELPEGYFFTDAVSDEAATFIRNHTEKTPDRPFFTYVAYTAPHWPLHAHEEDIALYNGRFAAGWDELREERLSRMREMKILDEAWQLTARDPSQPPWSEAQYKAWNQRRMEVYAAQITRMDAGIGQIIDTLEETGELDNTLILFLADNGGCAEELGGPPARRDAGSLISTETTSDGQPVYRGNDPSIMPGPENTYQSYGVPWANLSNTPFREYKHWVHEGGIATPLIAHWPDAIKSEGELRHQPGQLPDIMATCLEVSGATYPEEHNGLFNTRAILPLEGTSLVPIFDDKDNGKEVLYWEHEGNCAIRQGKWKLVCKFPGDWELYDVEAERTEINNLADKHPQKVKELTGLYQDWADRCFIYPWDKLQEQRRQQRQQR